Proteins encoded within one genomic window of Merismopedia glauca CCAP 1448/3:
- a CDS encoding four helix bundle protein yields MDSEISIQDRSKKFAIRIVKTYSFLEKESITGRILGQQLLRSGTSIGANCQEAQSAQSRRDFIHKYEIALKEARETLYWIELIVESGLVTEPKFSLLKEECNRIIKILVSSINSLKANS; encoded by the coding sequence ATGGATTCTGAGATTTCTATTCAAGACAGAAGTAAGAAGTTCGCGATTAGAATCGTGAAGACTTATAGTTTTTTAGAGAAAGAATCGATAACTGGGAGAATTTTAGGTCAGCAACTATTGCGCTCAGGGACAAGCATTGGAGCTAATTGTCAAGAAGCACAGTCGGCACAATCCAGGAGAGATTTTATTCATAAATACGAAATTGCTTTAAAGGAAGCCAGAGAAACTCTTTACTGGATTGAACTAATAGTTGAATCGGGACTAGTGACCGAGCCAAAATTTAGTCTGCTCAAAGAAGAGTGCAATCGCATTATCAAAATCCTAGTTTCCTCAATTAATAGTTTGAAAGCCAACTCCTAA
- a CDS encoding AAA family ATPase produces the protein MIDELIAHNPILVIRCNPLDLEYVRSQVRDVLDNPLQWSLYGGFDQIPPTILKHLEAVLEPIERSLGQRGDYIWENLFTALNALDIFEQQYVWDLFSQFFCQTTTTNRVVIIQTDDAPIPVSLARFVNEFYFPLPTSAEIVELLKQFGLGIELKTRCSGLSHEELRRGLLLAANASDPKETLDRYRSEKLSLYGINIEPKPQVKEIGGLDRLVAEVEEIVFAFSEEARVKKLPYPRGWLLAGPPGTGKTHSARVIAGRLGFPMLSLSVDTIMVGGINAVKRVLAIAKSCSPCVLMLDEIEKMFANSEGEQLLGYLLTWANDKTDPIFLIGTLNRPGNLRIEITRAGRFDEVWEVPLPDEIPRQELFRIFLSNYEPRFAEDPVFTPQQWKSLANATLRFAPAEIQRVVDKTMNRLYREDLKAEVTVDDLIITAESFYSMYRRDEQQMLALQNAVAGKAVPAQSEHLKIFPDQKYHPFTAIGRSS, from the coding sequence GTGATTGATGAGTTAATTGCCCACAACCCAATTTTAGTGATTCGTTGTAATCCCTTGGATCTTGAATATGTCCGCTCTCAAGTGAGAGATGTGCTAGATAATCCCTTACAGTGGAGTCTCTATGGTGGATTTGACCAAATACCACCGACAATTCTCAAACATTTAGAAGCTGTTTTAGAACCAATAGAGAGGTCTTTGGGACAACGAGGTGACTATATCTGGGAGAATTTGTTCACAGCGCTCAATGCTTTGGATATATTTGAGCAACAGTATGTCTGGGACTTATTTTCTCAATTTTTCTGCCAAACAACAACAACAAATAGAGTTGTCATTATCCAAACAGATGATGCCCCAATCCCTGTTTCTTTGGCAAGGTTCGTCAATGAGTTCTATTTTCCTTTACCAACTTCCGCAGAGATAGTCGAACTGTTGAAGCAATTTGGTCTAGGGATTGAACTCAAAACTCGTTGTTCCGGTCTTTCTCATGAAGAACTCAGACGTGGGTTGCTGTTAGCTGCTAATGCTTCAGATCCCAAAGAGACTTTAGATCGGTATCGCAGCGAGAAGCTATCTTTGTATGGCATCAATATCGAACCAAAACCCCAAGTCAAGGAGATTGGGGGACTAGACAGGCTAGTTGCTGAAGTTGAGGAAATTGTCTTTGCCTTTTCTGAAGAAGCGAGGGTCAAAAAACTGCCCTATCCCAGAGGATGGTTATTGGCAGGACCACCAGGAACCGGAAAAACCCATTCAGCCAGAGTTATTGCCGGACGACTGGGATTTCCCATGCTGTCTCTAAGTGTCGATACCATTATGGTCGGTGGGATTAATGCCGTCAAAAGAGTGCTGGCTATAGCTAAATCCTGTTCTCCCTGTGTCCTGATGTTGGATGAAATCGAAAAGATGTTTGCTAATAGTGAAGGTGAGCAATTACTAGGTTACCTTCTCACTTGGGCTAACGATAAAACCGACCCGATTTTCCTAATAGGAACGCTCAACCGTCCAGGGAACTTGAGAATAGAGATTACCCGCGCTGGACGGTTTGATGAGGTGTGGGAAGTACCTTTACCCGATGAAATACCTCGTCAGGAACTATTCAGGATCTTCTTAAGTAATTATGAACCTCGTTTTGCTGAAGATCCGGTATTTACCCCTCAACAGTGGAAAAGCTTAGCTAATGCCACTTTAAGATTTGCTCCCGCCGAGATCCAAAGAGTCGTGGATAAAACGATGAATCGCCTGTATCGAGAGGATTTGAAGGCTGAAGTAACTGTAGACGATCTGATAATCACGGCAGAAAGCTTTTACTCAATGTATCGACGCGATGAACAGCAAATGCTAGCATTACAAAATGCCGTAGCGGGTAAAGCAGTTCCCGCCCAATCCGAACACCTGAAAATCTTCCCAGACCAGAAATATCATCCTTTCACCGCAATTGGTCGTTCTTCTTGA
- a CDS encoding type IV secretory system conjugative DNA transfer family protein, with protein sequence MKHLSTTTQQPSFPFHLFSDPNLQLLGISGILLVIALIAQAMSGSSRKGKTARAGFASARQIANSARVARKMLQNPGPKNFTYYVTEPIGKPVPPPHKLGRYKVGNNISYFTRTNTSALIIGGAGSGKTANFINPAVISAIRQGSSIIYYDYKFPDKDQSLPIIMEALKEGYQVRILAPGQELSQCFNCVDLIPDDTAITKASEVINVMALNYFDSPQKKDYFDRSGSNIAAGALLLAKWIAQVTDRPELANLLMASQILSLNKLPLRLIQNKDKLNPWTYKAFDGLTSIQTGNEVNKQQVGVIGTAQEIFKNPTAIELIPALCGASTLPLFDKDDPLKIDGKVLLVLGVDKGLKESILPAFATILHQLLTYNLDAKRPRKTTLVTVVDEVSTIKVPWFLTGINQERGAGFSGIFGAQYPGQLKDAYGAALAEGFEASCGTTVWFATGNQETAEHVSKKLGEKEIILDSKSKSTSSGKNGGCSRSTNEQRHKVALLEAQEIQQFPPGKAVIFTPGVGDSQVSRVPYIHQFRYDENAASAHSREAQQVFEKLQQALIAANPPQNPKYYSDLLDEYHQILEKWLPLAEKEKPGQQQQPTPNDPKPLALCVKGVNLIDTLKRVGMKTDDIDPHRDYPVPEKLLDSEGRVLLSIPNCLEILGGNKC encoded by the coding sequence ATGAAACATCTTTCAACTACTACTCAGCAACCCTCTTTTCCATTTCATCTGTTCTCAGATCCTAACCTTCAACTGTTGGGAATATCGGGAATATTGCTGGTGATTGCGTTAATTGCTCAGGCTATGTCAGGTTCATCGCGTAAAGGTAAGACAGCGAGAGCGGGATTTGCGAGTGCCCGTCAAATCGCTAATAGTGCCCGTGTAGCTCGAAAGATGCTCCAAAATCCAGGACCAAAAAACTTCACCTACTACGTTACCGAACCCATTGGCAAACCAGTTCCACCTCCTCATAAGTTAGGTCGTTACAAAGTTGGCAACAACATCTCTTACTTCACTCGTACTAATACCAGTGCTTTGATTATTGGAGGTGCTGGCTCCGGTAAGACTGCTAACTTCATTAACCCCGCAGTTATTTCTGCTATTCGTCAGGGATCTAGTATTATCTACTATGATTACAAGTTTCCTGACAAAGACCAGAGTTTGCCCATTATTATGGAAGCTCTCAAAGAGGGCTATCAAGTCAGAATCTTAGCACCAGGTCAAGAACTGTCTCAGTGTTTCAACTGCGTAGATTTAATACCTGACGATACCGCAATTACCAAAGCCAGTGAAGTTATTAACGTTATGGCTTTGAATTACTTTGACAGTCCTCAGAAGAAAGATTATTTTGATAGATCTGGCTCTAATATAGCTGCTGGAGCCTTACTTTTGGCTAAATGGATCGCTCAAGTCACAGACAGACCAGAGCTAGCCAACTTGTTAATGGCATCCCAGATCCTCAGTTTGAATAAGTTGCCTCTGAGACTGATACAAAATAAAGATAAGCTAAATCCCTGGACTTATAAAGCTTTCGACGGGCTAACTTCCATTCAAACGGGCAATGAAGTCAACAAGCAACAAGTTGGGGTCATCGGTACAGCCCAAGAAATCTTTAAAAATCCCACAGCCATTGAACTGATTCCTGCTCTGTGCGGTGCTTCTACTTTACCTTTGTTCGACAAGGATGACCCTCTAAAGATAGATGGCAAAGTATTACTGGTTCTCGGTGTAGACAAAGGCTTGAAAGAGTCTATTCTCCCAGCTTTTGCCACCATACTCCACCAGCTTCTTACTTATAACCTAGATGCCAAAAGACCGAGAAAAACTACATTAGTCACGGTAGTTGATGAAGTGTCCACGATTAAAGTTCCCTGGTTTCTTACAGGTATCAACCAAGAGAGAGGAGCGGGTTTTTCGGGGATATTTGGGGCGCAATATCCAGGACAACTCAAAGATGCCTATGGTGCGGCATTAGCTGAAGGTTTTGAAGCTTCCTGTGGGACTACAGTTTGGTTTGCTACAGGTAACCAGGAGACAGCAGAACACGTTTCCAAGAAGCTGGGAGAAAAGGAGATAATTCTCGATTCTAAGTCTAAATCAACTTCTAGTGGCAAAAACGGCGGCTGTTCTCGTTCTACCAACGAACAGCGCCATAAGGTGGCTCTATTAGAAGCTCAGGAAATTCAGCAGTTTCCACCTGGGAAAGCTGTCATCTTTACTCCTGGTGTGGGCGATAGCCAAGTTTCTAGAGTGCCCTACATCCACCAATTTAGGTACGACGAGAATGCTGCTAGCGCTCATAGCAGGGAAGCTCAACAAGTATTCGAGAAACTGCAACAGGCGTTAATTGCGGCTAATCCGCCCCAAAATCCGAAATACTACAGTGATTTGCTCGATGAATACCACCAAATCCTCGAAAAATGGTTGCCCCTGGCGGAAAAGGAGAAACCAGGTCAACAACAACAACCCACCCCCAATGACCCAAAACCTTTAGCTTTATGCGTCAAGGGAGTCAATCTCATCGATACCCTCAAAAGAGTGGGTATGAAGACCGATGATATCGATCCCCATCGGGATTATCCAGTCCCAGAAAAACTTTTAGATAGTGAGGGAAGAGTGCTTTTAAGTATTCCCAATTGTTTAGAAATATTAGGAGGGAATAAATGTTGA